One stretch of Lachnospiraceae bacterium oral taxon 096 DNA includes these proteins:
- a CDS encoding transposase, which produces MKNLPNTYCNSKQGYLPLFFSDCLDLLDPVLTFDRLIGGIDLNKYLTDIPEYTTGRRRYNPVNMLKTVLFGFMTSGYCSLRKLEDNCKVNIRFMYLMDNRTPSYRTFGYFINKILKDKIENIFNDINHAIFNEEHVDLQHLYIDGSKFEANANKYTWVWKKATEKFRYKLYEKITAEIEEINTEIAWSGVQITTNTEYLPDYLSEIAEQLVLLWELDTSTFVYGSGKRKSKEQRHYEHLTTFCQKLQEYIQKIEICDPNRNSYSKTDNSATFMRIKTDYMGNDQLLPAYNVQIGVADEYIAVVDVNHYRSDMDCFVPLMEHFKQTYGFYPKYPVAYAGYGSYNNYIFCEQNGIEKYMKFPMFKKETKDRKYHEDPFRAVNFRIDDQGFMRCPNDKVFHFLCRKNVRGNQYGRKEELYECEDCSGCPYAKKCKKTDKNRTVRINQELTSMHQEVIENLESIHGALLRMNRSIQAEGTFGIMKSDRWYKRIVRRGIHSVKLEVLLVAIGHNLYKYQKKKMRNRAAA; this is translated from the coding sequence ATGAAAAATTTACCCAACACTTATTGTAATTCAAAACAAGGATATTTACCACTGTTTTTTTCAGATTGTTTGGATCTGCTGGATCCTGTTTTAACATTTGACAGATTGATAGGAGGAATCGATTTAAACAAGTATCTGACGGATATTCCGGAGTACACAACCGGACGACGCAGATATAATCCGGTCAACATGTTAAAAACAGTACTTTTCGGATTTATGACTAGCGGTTACTGCTCTCTGAGAAAACTGGAAGACAACTGCAAAGTTAATATCAGGTTCATGTATCTCATGGATAACCGGACTCCATCATACAGAACCTTTGGATATTTCATCAATAAAATACTTAAAGATAAGATTGAAAACATTTTTAACGATATCAATCATGCTATCTTTAACGAGGAGCATGTAGATCTGCAACATCTCTACATCGACGGCTCCAAGTTTGAAGCAAACGCAAACAAGTATACCTGGGTATGGAAGAAGGCTACCGAAAAGTTCCGTTACAAGCTTTACGAAAAAATCACTGCGGAGATTGAGGAAATTAATACAGAAATCGCATGGAGCGGGGTGCAGATTACAACAAACACAGAGTATTTACCGGATTATTTGAGTGAAATCGCTGAGCAACTAGTACTTTTATGGGAACTGGATACAAGCACATTTGTCTACGGAAGCGGAAAGCGAAAATCCAAAGAACAGCGTCATTATGAACACTTGACTACTTTCTGTCAGAAACTTCAAGAATACATACAAAAAATTGAAATCTGTGATCCTAACCGAAACAGTTACTCTAAAACAGATAACTCCGCTACTTTTATGCGTATCAAAACAGATTACATGGGAAATGATCAGCTTCTGCCGGCATATAATGTACAGATTGGTGTAGCAGATGAATATATTGCAGTTGTTGACGTAAACCATTATCGTTCGGATATGGATTGTTTCGTTCCTTTGATGGAGCACTTCAAACAAACTTATGGATTCTACCCCAAATATCCTGTGGCATATGCCGGATATGGCTCATACAACAATTATATTTTTTGTGAACAGAACGGCATTGAAAAGTATATGAAATTTCCAATGTTTAAAAAGGAAACTAAGGATCGGAAATATCATGAAGATCCATTTCGTGCAGTTAACTTCAGAATTGATGATCAAGGATTCATGAGATGTCCTAACGATAAAGTATTCCATTTTTTATGCAGAAAAAATGTGAGGGGAAATCAGTACGGACGCAAGGAAGAACTGTATGAATGCGAAGACTGTAGCGGATGTCCATATGCAAAGAAATGTAAGAAGACAGATAAGAATCGAACTGTTCGGATCAATCAGGAACTAACTTCCATGCATCAGGAAGTAATCGAAAACCTAGAAAGTATCCACGGTGCGTTATTACGAATGAACCGTTCGATACAAGCAGAAGGCACTTTCGGAATTATGAAAAGCGACCGTTGGTACAAGAGAATTGTCCGAAGAGGTATTCATTCAGTCAAACTGGAAGTTTTACTCGTGGCGATAGGCCATAATTTATATAAATATCAGAAAAAAAAGATGAGAAACAGAGCTGCCGCATAG
- a CDS encoding IS1634 family transposase: MAYYLRREKKKNGVYLQMYESYWDREKKQPRSRNIESFGYVEKLASEDMPDPVAFYTDYVNSKNEERAKALNDETRPRSFSSAIEMNIGHFMLHSLITELNVKETIDVLALQMRFQFSVYDLIKQLIYARVILPCSKSKTVSHVFPHLYRGVHISEDQVYDGCSFIGESYKKYIELFNHCYGEHYKRNLHNVFFDCTNYYFEIDLPGEDRQKGPSKENGHSPIIGQALLLDADLVPMAMQMYPGNESEKPYIRKIIEEMKQRYKVEGKTVQVADKGLNCARNIYSAVKEAKDGYIFSKSVHGKNLSNKEKQWLLLENDVNVFTDYHDEKGHLLFRIKSCTDRFSYSFTDTDPETGEEIITKFSVKEKRIVSYNPDLAKKQKAEIQKMVDKAANYSTYKNLAREDLGDSAKYITITNKDKSGKNIKPLIEINQSKIDEDLKYAGYNLMVTSELDMEPLDIYRTYHSLWKIEESFRITKSYLDARPVYARKKETIYGHFLICYLSLFLLRVMEIKCFKNRINSYDLINFMRDFRIVDRGDGTYINISRNQAANEKVKKETGLSNLDALYLTKDEVDNFFENCMLIY; this comes from the coding sequence ATGGCATACTATTTAAGGCGTGAAAAAAAGAAAAATGGAGTCTATCTCCAGATGTATGAATCATATTGGGACAGAGAAAAGAAACAGCCACGTTCAAGAAACATTGAGTCTTTTGGGTATGTCGAGAAACTTGCATCTGAAGATATGCCCGATCCAGTGGCTTTCTATACTGACTATGTTAATTCAAAAAATGAAGAGCGTGCCAAAGCTCTTAACGATGAAACGCGCCCACGCTCATTTTCGTCTGCAATCGAAATGAATATAGGGCATTTCATGCTCCACTCACTCATAACAGAACTTAATGTTAAAGAGACCATAGATGTCCTTGCTTTACAAATGCGATTCCAATTCTCAGTTTACGATTTAATCAAACAGCTCATCTATGCAAGGGTTATCCTGCCATGCTCAAAATCCAAGACTGTATCACATGTATTCCCGCATCTTTATAGGGGTGTGCACATTTCAGAAGATCAAGTTTATGACGGCTGCTCTTTTATAGGGGAGTCTTATAAAAAATATATAGAACTCTTTAACCATTGCTATGGAGAGCATTACAAAAGAAACTTGCACAATGTATTTTTTGACTGTACCAACTATTACTTCGAAATTGACCTCCCAGGTGAGGACAGACAGAAGGGACCATCAAAAGAAAACGGACATTCACCAATTATAGGACAGGCACTGCTTTTGGATGCTGACCTTGTTCCCATGGCAATGCAGATGTATCCCGGAAATGAATCAGAAAAACCATATATCAGAAAAATCATTGAAGAAATGAAACAGCGTTATAAGGTGGAAGGAAAGACCGTACAGGTTGCCGACAAAGGACTTAACTGTGCCAGAAACATTTACTCCGCTGTTAAGGAAGCTAAGGACGGATATATTTTTTCAAAATCAGTACATGGAAAAAATCTCAGCAATAAAGAAAAACAGTGGCTTTTGCTTGAAAATGATGTAAATGTATTTACAGATTACCATGATGAAAAGGGACATTTGTTGTTTCGTATTAAGTCCTGCACAGACAGATTTTCATACAGTTTTACTGATACCGATCCTGAAACAGGCGAGGAGATAATCACAAAATTTTCAGTAAAAGAGAAACGCATTGTTTCTTACAACCCTGACCTTGCAAAAAAGCAGAAGGCTGAAATACAGAAAATGGTAGACAAAGCTGCTAACTACTCAACTTACAAAAACTTAGCCAGAGAAGATTTGGGAGATTCAGCAAAATATATAACCATAACAAACAAAGATAAGTCAGGAAAAAATATAAAGCCTTTAATAGAGATTAACCAGTCTAAAATTGATGAAGATCTTAAATATGCTGGTTATAATCTTATGGTAACCTCAGAGCTTGATATGGAGCCTTTGGATATTTACAGGACATACCATAGTTTGTGGAAGATAGAGGAGTCTTTCAGAATTACAAAATCATATCTTGATGCACGCCCTGTTTATGCACGAAAAAAAGAAACAATCTATGGGCATTTTTTAATATGCTATCTTAGTCTGTTTCTTTTAAGGGTTATGGAAATCAAATGTTTTAAGAACAGAATAAATTCCTATGACTTAATCAACTTTATGCGTGATTTCAGAATAGTGGATAGGGGTGACGGAACATATATTAATATTTCAAGGAACCAGGCTGCTAACGAGAAAGTCAAAAAGGAAACTGGTCTTAGCAACCTCGATGCCCTGTATCTTACTAAAGATGAAGTAGATAATTTCTTCGAAAACTGTATGCTGATTTATTAG
- a CDS encoding CbrC family protein produces MNEFLKEYISLKENFIKQNESSESVLALYEFADRLSKHTKKEAMEVLVDVYQQLYMMESVYKLYAGIYDKKDKKQLKKFSVLEDLSKSHGDRFAIKRPLNAKEKIERNKRKKLLPKFKYHPDPIGTGAFIEGEAMICPCCGKGSTVYYATTPYSRENVENLCPVCISNGEAAKKFDAEFVQDTEWNFEPDEEKNDELFHRTPGYLSWQGEYWLSCCNDYCAFLGSVGTKELNEMGISDEVFEEYNKRKEFNDVEAYLEKDGSICGYLFRCLHCEKYHLWVDVD; encoded by the coding sequence ATGAATGAATTTCTAAAAGAATATATAAGCTTAAAAGAAAATTTTATAAAACAAAATGAGAGCAGTGAAAGTGTATTGGCACTATATGAATTTGCAGACAGATTGTCAAAGCATACAAAAAAAGAAGCCATGGAAGTGTTGGTAGATGTCTATCAACAGCTGTATATGATGGAGAGTGTATATAAACTGTATGCGGGTATTTATGATAAAAAGGATAAAAAGCAGTTAAAAAAGTTCTCAGTATTAGAAGATTTAAGTAAAAGTCATGGTGACAGATTTGCAATAAAAAGACCGTTAAATGCAAAGGAAAAAATTGAAAGAAATAAACGCAAAAAATTATTACCGAAATTCAAATATCATCCGGATCCTATAGGTACAGGAGCATTTATAGAAGGAGAAGCAATGATATGTCCTTGTTGCGGTAAGGGAAGCACAGTATATTATGCTACCACTCCATACAGTAGGGAAAATGTAGAAAATCTCTGCCCGGTTTGTATTTCAAACGGAGAGGCGGCAAAGAAGTTTGATGCTGAATTTGTTCAAGATACTGAATGGAATTTTGAACCTGATGAGGAAAAGAATGATGAACTGTTCCACAGAACACCGGGATATTTGAGTTGGCAGGGTGAATATTGGCTTTCTTGTTGTAACGATTACTGTGCATTTCTGGGTAGTGTAGGTACAAAAGAATTGAATGAAATGGGAATTTCAGATGAAGTCTTTGAAGAGTACAATAAACGAAAAGAGTTTAATGATGTGGAGGCATATCTGGAAAAAGACGGATCAATTTGCGGATATTTATTTAGATGTTTGCACTGTGAAAAATATCATTTGTGGGTGGATGTCGACTGA
- a CDS encoding IS110 family transposase, whose amino-acid sequence MKSNTQNAKIEAITEKTLVLGIDVGSETHYARAFDYSGIEYSKKPFKFSNTETGFVTLKEWILDLKERHEKDKVVPGMEPIGHYWFNLGKFLQDNEMKLVLVNPHHVKKSKELDDNNPTKNDRKDPKVIAGLVREGRYMIPYLPDGVYADLRTASNIRFQLQAELTRIQNRISRWFNIYFPEYKTVYGNPDAKSGMLILKAAPLPEDILTLGIDGVNQIWRDAKLRAVGKARAKTLIEAAEHSVGSKEGAVSARMEIRMLLEDYESRNIRLQEVMTLIEGLAKQIPMAEKLLEIKGVGIKTVSGFLAEVGDISRFNTPKELQKLAGLALVESSSGKHKGETTISRRGRKRLRYLLFEVAMSLVAKNPEFRELHNYYTTRRLNPLKKMQSLMAIAAKLIRVFYAMLTKGVDYDPKKMVSDIKRPAVYLQAA is encoded by the coding sequence ATGAAGTCTAACACACAGAACGCAAAAATTGAAGCTATTACAGAAAAAACTTTGGTACTTGGGATTGATGTCGGAAGTGAGACGCACTACGCCAGAGCTTTTGATTACAGCGGAATTGAGTATTCAAAGAAACCTTTTAAATTTAGTAACACAGAGACTGGATTTGTGACACTTAAGGAATGGATCCTGGATCTCAAAGAAAGACATGAGAAGGATAAGGTGGTTCCAGGTATGGAACCGATCGGGCATTACTGGTTCAATCTTGGAAAGTTTCTACAGGATAATGAAATGAAACTGGTTCTTGTAAATCCTCACCATGTGAAAAAATCAAAAGAACTCGATGACAATAATCCAACTAAAAATGACCGTAAGGATCCGAAAGTTATAGCAGGATTAGTTAGAGAGGGACGTTACATGATCCCATACCTGCCGGATGGTGTTTACGCTGATCTTAGAACAGCATCAAACATAAGATTCCAGTTACAGGCGGAACTTACAAGAATTCAAAACAGGATCAGTCGTTGGTTCAATATATATTTTCCTGAATATAAAACGGTATACGGAAATCCAGATGCCAAGAGCGGAATGCTAATCCTTAAAGCAGCACCACTCCCTGAAGATATCCTGACATTAGGTATCGATGGAGTGAACCAAATCTGGCGTGATGCGAAGTTAAGAGCAGTTGGAAAAGCGAGGGCGAAGACCCTGATAGAAGCTGCAGAGCACAGCGTCGGAAGCAAAGAAGGAGCAGTATCTGCAAGAATGGAAATCCGAATGCTTCTGGAGGATTATGAATCCAGAAACATACGTCTTCAGGAAGTTATGACTCTGATTGAAGGGTTGGCAAAGCAGATTCCGATGGCTGAGAAGCTGTTGGAAATCAAAGGTGTGGGAATCAAGACAGTGTCAGGATTCCTTGCTGAAGTAGGTGATATCAGCCGTTTTAACACGCCGAAAGAACTGCAGAAGCTTGCAGGGTTGGCATTGGTTGAAAGTAGTTCGGGAAAGCACAAGGGCGAGACAACAATAAGCAGACGAGGTCGAAAGAGACTCAGATACCTGCTCTTTGAGGTTGCAATGTCGCTTGTAGCGAAGAACCCGGAGTTCAGAGAACTCCATAATTATTACACAACCAGAAGGCTGAATCCGTTGAAGAAAATGCAGTCACTTATGGCGATTGCAGCCAAGCTGATACGTGTCTTTTATGCAATGCTGACAAAAGGTGTGGATTATGATCCGAAAAAGATGGTCAGTGACATCAAGAGACCGGCAGTTTATCTACAGGCTGCGTAA